One stretch of Campylobacter sp. CCS1377 DNA includes these proteins:
- a CDS encoding sodium-dependent transporter — MTSKFSKIGFVLAVAGSAVGLGNAWKFPTLVGQNGGSAFVLLYLLLTLGVGFVIFLAELSIGKLSEKDPVNAYYTLAPKNKKAWSLVGFSMIGAILIVSFYSVIIGWIVKYVYLSFFTLPSDIAGAGALFDGLLTQDVLSQFICFTFVFAVVFFVVSKGVKSGIEKLNVWMMPSLFILLILMLGYSFSMDGFSKASDFLFAPDFSKLNTSSILSALGLACFSLSIGVGSIITYSASLPDRTNFIASSINIIIINIIIGIMMGLIVFTFIFEFGGNPAQQGPGLIFVSLMSLFSHIEPIGFLPLGNILAIAFFIALFFAGITSAISMIEPFAFYLINSYQISRKKALILIGIVVYILGSLCILSGIEGSKELLTFFGAGFFDILDYIASNFMMPLGGLFGAIFVGFVLKKQALQTLFNPYLKGIWFEIWYFFLRFIAPLAVIIIMIQKIFF; from the coding sequence TTGACTTCAAAATTCTCAAAAATAGGTTTTGTCTTAGCTGTTGCAGGTAGTGCAGTAGGGCTTGGTAATGCTTGGAAATTTCCTACACTAGTGGGACAAAACGGCGGTTCAGCTTTTGTTCTTTTGTATTTGCTTTTAACTTTAGGCGTTGGTTTTGTTATATTTTTGGCTGAACTTAGCATTGGAAAACTCAGCGAAAAAGATCCAGTAAATGCTTATTATACCCTTGCGCCAAAAAATAAAAAAGCTTGGTCTTTGGTTGGTTTTTCAATGATAGGCGCAATTTTAATTGTTTCATTTTATAGTGTAATTATTGGTTGGATAGTTAAATATGTTTATTTAAGCTTTTTTACCTTACCTAGCGATATTGCTGGAGCTGGAGCTTTATTTGATGGGCTTTTAACTCAAGATGTTTTATCTCAATTTATATGTTTTACTTTTGTCTTTGCTGTGGTTTTTTTCGTAGTATCAAAAGGAGTAAAAAGTGGTATTGAAAAATTAAATGTCTGGATGATGCCAAGTTTGTTTATTTTACTCATTTTAATGCTTGGTTATTCTTTTAGCATGGATGGTTTTTCTAAGGCAAGTGACTTTTTATTTGCTCCTGATTTTTCAAAGCTTAATACAAGCTCTATTTTAAGTGCGCTAGGGCTTGCGTGTTTTAGTTTGTCTATAGGTGTTGGTTCTATTATAACTTATTCTGCTAGTTTGCCAGATCGGACAAATTTTATTGCAAGCAGTATTAATATTATTATTATTAATATTATTATAGGCATTATGATGGGGCTTATTGTTTTTACTTTTATATTTGAATTTGGAGGTAATCCAGCACAGCAAGGGCCAGGACTTATCTTTGTTTCTTTGATGAGTTTATTTTCTCATATTGAGCCTATTGGTTTTTTACCTTTAGGTAATATCTTAGCCATTGCCTTTTTTATCGCTTTATTTTTTGCTGGCATTACTTCAGCAATCTCTATGATAGAGCCTTTTGCATTTTATTTAATCAATTCTTATCAAATTTCTAGAAAAAAAGCTTTGATTTTAATAGGCATTGTGGTTTATATTTTGGGTTCTTTATGTATTTTATCAGGTATTGAAGGAAGTAAAGAATTGTTGACATTTTTTGGAGCGGGATTTTTTGATATTTTAGATTATATTGCTTCAAATTTCATGATGCCTTTAGGCGGACTTTTTGGGGCTATTTTTGTTGGTTTTGTGCTTAAAAAGCAAGCTTTGCAAACTTTGTTTAATCCTTATCTTAAAGGAATTTGGTTTGAAATTTGGTATTTCTTTTTAAGATTTATTGCGCCTTTAGCAGTAATTATCATTATGATACAAAAAATCTTTTTTTAA
- a CDS encoding F0F1 ATP synthase subunit C has translation MKKIVFLTLALAAMAFGADNVQPTELESMNVWIKAFSVLAAGLGLGVAALGGAIGMGHTAAATIAGTARNPGLGGKLMTTMFIALAMIEAQVIYALVIALIALYANPFIKFA, from the coding sequence ATGAAAAAAATTGTATTTCTAACATTAGCTTTAGCAGCTATGGCATTTGGTGCTGATAATGTACAGCCAACTGAATTAGAGTCTATGAATGTATGGATCAAAGCGTTTTCAGTTTTAGCAGCTGGATTAGGGCTTGGTGTTGCAGCACTTGGTGGCGCTATAGGTATGGGACACACTGCAGCGGCTACTATCGCAGGAACTGCAAGAAATCCGGGTTTAGGTGGTAAATTAATGACTACTATGTTTATTGCACTTGCGATGATTGAAGCACAAGTAATTTACGCACTTGTAATTGCTCTTATAGCGCTTTATGCAAATCCTTTTATAAAATTTGCTTAA
- a CDS encoding tyrosine-type recombinase/integrase produces MLNDTKIKALKAKDKKYYIADFDNLLLCVYPSGKKTFMFNYKCPKTLKYKRLTLGEYPTLSLANARKQRDDLKVNLVENDSIHQKSDITFKDLALEKMEFKKLELSEKTYKSYMSYLQRFAFGIYGDIVLDKLQIKDILKSFEKFRKEKIKEGADKFFTLLNEIFRHAVMKEYIKTNPMLNLNRKDLLINKASKNHATILETKEIKILIDNIVNYNGYISVKVASLMSLLTAQRSFSIRSAKWSDIDLEKGLWYIPEEDMKMKKAHTIPLNSQCVYMLERYKQMSINTGYLFYSLRSKSEIISDNTIRSMFRRMGYSNDDFTPHGFRAMFSTLAHENREKHKMSSDIIELCLAHVEKNKIKSAYNHALNLKEKAILMQWWGDYLNEIANLNQQVKNIFL; encoded by the coding sequence ATGCTAAATGATACTAAAATAAAGGCTTTGAAAGCCAAAGATAAAAAATATTATATTGCCGATTTTGATAATTTACTTCTTTGTGTTTATCCAAGTGGTAAAAAAACTTTTATGTTTAATTATAAATGCCCTAAAACTTTAAAATACAAAAGACTAACTCTAGGGGAATACCCTACTCTAAGTCTTGCCAACGCTAGAAAGCAAAGAGATGATTTAAAAGTAAATTTAGTAGAAAATGATAGCATACATCAAAAAAGCGATATTACATTTAAAGACTTAGCTTTAGAAAAAATGGAGTTTAAAAAACTAGAATTAAGTGAAAAAACTTATAAAAGCTATATGAGTTATTTGCAAAGATTTGCTTTTGGGATTTATGGAGATATTGTATTAGATAAATTACAAATAAAAGATATTTTAAAAAGCTTTGAAAAATTTAGAAAAGAGAAGATAAAAGAAGGTGCAGATAAATTTTTTACTCTTTTAAATGAGATTTTTCGCCATGCAGTTATGAAAGAATATATAAAAACAAACCCCATGTTAAATTTAAATAGAAAAGATTTGCTTATCAATAAAGCAAGTAAAAATCATGCTACTATTTTAGAAACGAAAGAAATTAAAATATTAATAGATAATATAGTTAATTATAATGGCTATATTAGTGTAAAAGTAGCGTCTTTGATGTCTTTGTTAACTGCACAAAGAAGTTTTAGTATAAGAAGTGCAAAATGGAGTGATATTGACTTAGAAAAAGGGCTTTGGTATATACCAGAAGAAGATATGAAAATGAAAAAAGCTCACACCATACCTTTAAATTCCCAATGTGTCTATATGCTCGAAAGATATAAACAAATGAGCATCAATACTGGATATTTGTTTTATAGCTTAAGAAGTAAAAGTGAGATTATAAGCGATAATACCATTCGTTCAATGTTTAGAAGAATGGGCTACTCAAATGATGATTTTACTCCACATGGTTTTCGCGCAATGTTTAGCACCCTAGCCCATGAAAATAGAGAAAAGCATAAAATGAGTAGCGATATTATAGAATTGTGTTTAGCTCATGTAGAAAAGAATAAAATAAAATCAGCTTATAATCACGCTTTAAATTTAAAAGAGAAAGCTATTCTTATGCAGTGGTGGGGTGATTATCTAAATGAGATTGCAAATTTAAATCAGCAAGTGAAAAATATTTTTTTATAA
- a CDS encoding helix-turn-helix domain-containing protein produces the protein MIKLQIGDFYTRKELANILQVSQPTVHKYAKQGKFREFKQHRNCTGLYPKKDIEEFIKKYFSLADLNLQSHLDNHPTTA, from the coding sequence ATGATAAAATTACAAATAGGGGATTTTTATACGAGAAAAGAACTAGCAAATATATTACAAGTTAGTCAGCCAACAGTCCATAAATATGCCAAACAAGGTAAATTCAGAGAATTTAAACAGCATAGAAATTGCACGGGCTTATATCCAAAAAAAGATATTGAAGAGTTTATAAAAAAATATTTTTCACTTGCTGATTTAAATTTGCAATCTCATTTAGATAATCACCCCACCACTGCATAA
- a CDS encoding pentapeptide repeat-containing protein, protein MKIQDISGKVIYENENIQSLEKLLIECAEKRISLQNADFRKQRFNAIIFENLDLKGADFSNSSFECCDFINCNLYEADFSNCILKFDIFKNNLCTKTIFDNIKLEMIDPLEFHNTFYQCSFKKADFNDCDFRYCSFEECDLNEVIICNVLGDMKQICSLQVDSFKIAFTKDIIAIGCKNESLDWWKKASDDLIKDERNNYSQTWNAYKDILFKIIDIKFGGLR, encoded by the coding sequence ATGAAAATACAAGACATATCAGGCAAAGTGATTTATGAAAATGAAAATATTCAGTCTTTAGAAAAGCTTTTAATAGAATGTGCAGAAAAAAGGATAAGTTTGCAAAATGCAGATTTTCGCAAGCAAAGATTTAACGCAATTATTTTTGAAAATTTAGATTTAAAAGGGGCTGATTTTTCAAACTCAAGCTTTGAGTGTTGCGATTTTATAAATTGTAATTTATACGAAGCTGATTTTAGTAATTGTATCTTAAAATTTGATATTTTCAAAAACAATCTTTGCACTAAAACTATTTTTGATAATATTAAGCTTGAGATGATTGACCCTTTAGAATTTCACAACACTTTTTATCAGTGTAGCTTTAAAAAGGCTGATTTTAATGATTGTGATTTTAGGTATTGCTCTTTTGAAGAATGCGATTTAAATGAGGTGATAATTTGCAATGTTTTAGGCGATATGAAGCAAATTTGCTCTTTGCAAGTTGATAGCTTTAAAATCGCTTTTACTAAAGACATTATCGCCATTGGTTGTAAAAACGAAAGCTTAGATTGGTGGAAAAAGGCAAGTGATGATTTAATCAAAGATGAAAGAAACAACTACTCGCAAACTTGGAATGCTTATAAAGATATTTTATTTAAAATTATTGACATTAAATTTGGAGGTTTAAGATGA
- a CDS encoding DUF3310 domain-containing protein → MQDDLVNNPKHYKNFGFESIDLIVCVIELMPIKNMAFHIGNAIKYTLRSKFKGNEIQDLSKASWYITHCKTWVQDKEFSIFEQIEVMKYLSLVSRKDFKLYILLVNIVTFALNPSQRNFNALEKNIKRYIKEKV, encoded by the coding sequence ATGCAAGATGATTTAGTTAATAACCCTAAACATTACAAAAATTTTGGATTTGAGAGCATTGATTTAATCGTTTGTGTGATTGAGTTAATGCCGATTAAAAATATGGCTTTTCATATAGGAAACGCTATTAAATACACACTTAGGAGCAAATTTAAAGGCAACGAGATACAAGACTTGTCTAAGGCGAGTTGGTATATCACGCACTGCAAAACTTGGGTGCAAGATAAAGAATTTTCAATTTTCGAGCAAATAGAAGTGATGAAGTATTTAAGTCTTGTTTCTAGGAAAGATTTTAAGCTTTATATTTTACTTGTAAATATAGTAACTTTCGCATTAAACCCAAGCCAAAGGAACTTTAATGCATTAGAAAAGAATATTAAAAGATATATTAAAGAGAAAGTTTAA